In Salinibacterium sp. ZJ70, one DNA window encodes the following:
- a CDS encoding aminotransferase class V-fold PLP-dependent enzyme, producing the protein MTTALVPSASLAAAISEFGGPRGYVAAASIGIPPRRAVEALRADLDAWARADRDPQGYDAIAEATRAAYARLVGVPASRVAAGSQTSVQASLVAAAVPDGAEVLTVARDFSSIITPFQERGGVRVRSVPLEDLAASITDDTWMVVFSLVQSATGVVADVDAIREAATAHGAYTFCDVTQAAGVHPVDASLFDLTVCHTYKWLCSPRGVCFLTVTEELQRIIRPLQAGWYAGEHVWQSCYGPDITLASDARRFDVSPAWQAWVGAEQSIGLFADLDIREVWDHTAGLGELLCHELDLPVQRQAIISWPDPDGTQLATMIDAGIRISGRAGRARASFHIWNTEEDVTAIVRAVRG; encoded by the coding sequence ATGACGACTGCGCTCGTTCCCTCTGCCTCGCTCGCGGCGGCGATCTCCGAATTCGGCGGTCCGCGTGGCTATGTGGCCGCCGCCTCGATCGGCATCCCGCCGCGCCGCGCCGTCGAGGCGCTCCGGGCGGATCTGGATGCCTGGGCGCGGGCAGACCGCGACCCCCAGGGCTACGACGCGATCGCCGAGGCCACGCGCGCGGCCTATGCGCGACTCGTCGGAGTGCCGGCATCGCGGGTCGCCGCCGGATCTCAGACCTCGGTGCAGGCATCCCTCGTGGCGGCAGCCGTGCCGGACGGGGCGGAGGTGCTCACCGTCGCGCGCGACTTCTCATCGATCATCACGCCCTTCCAGGAGCGCGGAGGAGTTCGCGTGCGCAGCGTGCCGCTCGAAGACCTGGCGGCATCCATCACCGACGACACCTGGATGGTCGTCTTCTCGCTCGTGCAGTCGGCGACAGGTGTCGTTGCCGACGTGGACGCCATCCGCGAGGCCGCAACGGCGCACGGCGCCTACACATTCTGCGACGTCACCCAGGCGGCGGGCGTGCACCCGGTCGATGCCTCGCTCTTCGACCTCACGGTGTGCCACACCTACAAGTGGCTCTGTTCGCCGCGTGGCGTGTGCTTCCTCACCGTCACGGAGGAGCTGCAGCGGATCATCCGGCCCCTGCAGGCCGGCTGGTACGCGGGGGAGCACGTATGGCAGAGCTGCTACGGCCCCGACATCACGCTCGCATCCGACGCTCGCCGATTCGATGTCTCGCCCGCGTGGCAGGCGTGGGTGGGCGCCGAGCAGTCGATCGGTCTCTTCGCCGACCTCGACATCCGAGAGGTGTGGGACCACACAGCGGGGCTCGGCGAGCTGCTCTGCCACGAACTCGACCTGCCCGTTCAGCGGCAGGCGATCATCTCCTGGCCCGACCCCGACGGCACCCAGCTCGCGACCATGATCGACGCGGGCATCCGCATCTCCGGGCGCGCTGGCCGTGCGCGCGCCTCATTCCACATCTGGAACACCGAAGAGGATGTCACGGCGATCGTGCGCGCCGTTCGCGGCTGA
- a CDS encoding LysR family transcriptional regulator, translated as MDLDLQSVRIVRAIAEHGSISGAARALGYSQPAISQHLRRAEQRLGAPLVMRAGRGVRLTEPGAVLARHAVAITRALDAARGDLSDLVGLRTGTVRIAAFPTASSTIIPRLLRDLHDELPGLTVTYIEAEPPEALTMLRDASVDLAITFAYPGDRADPHRESEGPLETIPLFTEPVVIALPEHHPLASDGAPVELAKLGTERWIAGCPLCRGHLLAACEAVGVDPQIELETDNAVAVLNLVAADLGVALLPRLALATAAPPPGAVVRATAPSSDRSIQVVAQLGARRVPSIAAVLARIEQFSGDDWGLSSEMDPVASASVTPGVRRA; from the coding sequence ATGGATCTCGATCTGCAGTCGGTGCGCATCGTGCGTGCGATCGCCGAGCATGGCAGCATCTCGGGCGCCGCGCGTGCGCTCGGCTACAGCCAGCCCGCCATCAGCCAGCATCTGCGGCGCGCGGAACAGCGATTGGGCGCGCCGCTCGTGATGCGCGCCGGTCGCGGCGTGCGGCTGACCGAACCCGGCGCCGTGCTCGCGCGCCACGCGGTCGCGATCACCCGCGCACTCGATGCGGCGCGCGGCGACCTGTCCGATCTCGTCGGCCTGCGCACCGGCACGGTGCGCATCGCGGCGTTCCCCACGGCGTCGTCGACGATCATCCCCCGACTTCTGCGCGACCTCCACGACGAGCTTCCGGGGCTGACGGTCACCTACATCGAGGCAGAACCGCCCGAAGCGCTCACGATGCTCCGCGACGCGAGCGTCGACCTGGCGATCACCTTCGCCTATCCGGGCGACCGCGCCGACCCGCATCGCGAATCCGAGGGCCCGCTCGAGACGATCCCCCTCTTCACGGAGCCCGTGGTCATCGCGCTCCCCGAGCACCACCCGCTCGCCTCCGACGGAGCGCCGGTGGAGCTCGCGAAGCTCGGCACGGAGCGATGGATCGCCGGCTGTCCGCTCTGTCGCGGCCATCTGCTCGCCGCCTGCGAGGCCGTCGGGGTCGATCCGCAGATCGAGCTCGAGACCGACAACGCGGTCGCCGTGCTCAACCTCGTGGCCGCGGATCTCGGCGTCGCCCTGCTCCCGCGTCTCGCACTCGCGACGGCGGCACCGCCGCCTGGAGCCGTCGTGCGGGCGACCGCGCCGTCGAGCGACCGGTCGATCCAGGTCGTCGCGCAGCTCGGAGCCAGACGGGTTCCGAGCATCGCCGCGGTTCTGGCGAGAATCGAGCAGTTCTCGGGGGACGATTGGGGCCTCTCGAGCGAGATGGACCCCGTTGCTTCGGCGAGCGTCACCCCAGGCGTGAGACGCGCCTGA
- a CDS encoding cysteine desulfurase family protein: MSAGLLYLDTAATTPVRREVLEAMLPFLTGGVHGIFGNPSSRHEVGRRAADALAEARAVVAEHLGCRASEVVFTSGGTEGANLAIKGVALGAPRGRHIVTSPLEHEAVHASIDYLVRRHGFSVTEVAVDADGRVDPEELSQAIRVDSSLVTIQHASNEIGTIQPIEALAAVARGAGVPFHTDAVQSAASLPVGLAALGTDAVSIAGHKIGAPRGIGAVALRAALPIEPLVHGGGQERGRRSGTENVAGAVGLATALQLAAAERKTAARIDARDALIDGVLALVPGALLTGSRRERLASHASFCFPGTAGEAVLLELESRGIACSSGSACSAEDDEPSRALLAIGLAPEVAQTAVRLTLPSEVDPDGARAIAREVGEAVRRVSRLG, from the coding sequence GTGAGCGCCGGACTCCTCTATCTCGACACGGCCGCGACGACGCCCGTGCGCCGTGAGGTGCTGGAGGCGATGCTGCCGTTCCTCACCGGTGGGGTGCACGGCATCTTCGGCAACCCGTCGAGCCGGCACGAGGTGGGGCGGAGGGCGGCCGACGCGCTCGCCGAGGCGCGTGCTGTCGTCGCCGAGCATCTCGGATGCCGCGCAAGCGAGGTCGTGTTCACATCGGGGGGAACCGAGGGTGCGAATCTCGCCATCAAGGGGGTCGCGCTCGGCGCCCCGCGTGGTCGGCACATCGTCACGAGCCCGCTCGAGCACGAGGCGGTGCACGCGTCGATCGACTACCTCGTGCGTCGTCACGGGTTCTCGGTGACGGAGGTCGCGGTCGACGCAGACGGTCGCGTCGACCCGGAGGAGCTGTCGCAGGCGATCCGCGTCGATTCGAGCCTCGTCACCATCCAGCACGCGAGCAACGAGATCGGGACGATCCAGCCCATCGAGGCGCTCGCCGCAGTCGCGCGCGGCGCTGGCGTGCCGTTCCATACGGATGCCGTGCAGTCGGCGGCTTCCCTCCCGGTGGGGCTCGCAGCGCTCGGCACCGACGCGGTGAGCATCGCGGGCCACAAGATCGGTGCGCCCCGGGGAATCGGCGCCGTCGCGCTGCGCGCTGCGCTGCCCATCGAGCCGCTCGTGCACGGGGGAGGGCAGGAGCGCGGTCGGCGCTCGGGCACCGAGAACGTCGCGGGTGCGGTGGGACTTGCGACCGCCCTGCAGCTCGCCGCTGCGGAGCGCAAGACGGCCGCCCGGATCGACGCGCGCGATGCGCTCATCGATGGAGTTCTGGCTCTGGTACCTGGTGCTCTCCTGACCGGGTCGCGCCGGGAGCGCCTCGCGTCTCACGCCTCGTTCTGCTTCCCCGGGACGGCGGGGGAGGCCGTTCTTCTGGAGCTCGAGTCGCGGGGGATCGCGTGCTCGTCGGGCTCCGCATGCTCGGCCGAGGACGACGAGCCCTCCCGGGCACTCCTCGCGATCGGTCTCGCACCCGAGGTCGCCCAGACGGCTGTGCGCCTCACCTTGCCCTCGGAGGTCGACCCCGATGGGGCGCGCGCGATCGCGCGCGAGGTGGGGGAGGCCGTCAGGCGCGTCTCACGCCTGGGGTGA
- the nadC gene encoding carboxylating nicotinate-nucleotide diphosphorylase, giving the protein MSAQIDDIIARALAEDAPWGDLTSEVFVPADAMATAQLVAREPGVLSGVEVVRRVFQLVDPDIRVETLARDGDAFDAGTVLANITGSARGVLRGERIALNLVQRMSGIATLTAHYVAAVDGTRARIVDTRKTTPGLRVLERQAVRDGGGRNHRFSLSDAVMAKDNHLAVLAAAGVPLGEAIRGARAQLGHTVHLEVEVDRLDQVEEVVDAGVDTIMLDNFTLDDLRAGVRLVAGRAVVEASGGVSLDTVRAIAETGVDVISVGALTHSARALDLGLDIGVSAA; this is encoded by the coding sequence ATGAGCGCGCAGATCGACGACATCATCGCCCGAGCGCTCGCCGAGGACGCCCCGTGGGGCGACCTCACGAGCGAGGTGTTCGTGCCCGCGGATGCGATGGCGACAGCCCAGCTGGTGGCGCGCGAGCCCGGGGTGCTCTCGGGTGTCGAGGTGGTTCGTCGGGTCTTCCAGCTGGTGGATCCCGACATCCGGGTCGAGACGCTCGCGCGCGACGGGGATGCGTTCGACGCGGGTACCGTGCTCGCGAACATCACCGGTTCGGCTCGCGGAGTGCTGCGGGGGGAGCGGATCGCGCTCAATCTCGTGCAGCGCATGAGCGGCATCGCGACACTCACTGCGCACTACGTCGCAGCCGTCGACGGCACACGTGCCCGCATCGTCGACACCCGCAAGACGACCCCGGGACTGCGCGTGCTCGAACGGCAGGCGGTGCGCGACGGCGGAGGGCGCAACCATCGCTTCTCGCTCTCGGATGCCGTGATGGCCAAGGACAACCACCTCGCCGTCCTCGCCGCGGCGGGCGTGCCTCTCGGCGAGGCGATCCGGGGTGCCCGCGCACAGCTCGGCCACACCGTGCACCTGGAGGTCGAGGTCGACCGGCTCGATCAGGTCGAGGAGGTCGTGGACGCGGGAGTCGACACGATCATGCTCGACAACTTCACCCTCGACGACCTCCGTGCGGGCGTGCGACTCGTCGCGGGTCGCGCCGTCGTCGAGGCGTCAGGCGGCGTCTCGCTCGACACGGTGCGCGCGATCGCGGAGACGGGGGTCGACGTCATCTCGGTGGGCGCTCTCACGCACAGCGCGCGTGCCCTCGACCTCGGGCTCGACATCGGCGTGAGCGCGGCGTGA
- the nadB gene encoding L-aspartate oxidase yields MRVIVVGTGIAGLIAAYRASAHHDVVLVTKAELAESNTKYAQGGIAAALAPGDSPERHIADTLAAGAGLCDPRAVEVLCTEGPARVRDLIALGVEFDRDRDGALARGHEAAHSQRRVLHAGGDATGLAIEVALLRAVRATAVEVHEHTVMSDLVLEETQGQPRVIGIDAMRVDGAAVRLLADAVIIASGGAGQLYRHTTNPRVATGDGIAAAWRAGAEIADAEFVQFHPTALAADGSPLISEAVRGEGAVLVDERGDRFMLAVHPDAELAPRDVVARGIAEAMARQGGRPVLLDATGVESARGAGYLAGRFPTLTRMTRAHGFDWTREAIPVTPAAHYEMGGIRTDLEGRTSVPGLFAIGEAACTGVHGANRLASNSLLESLVFAWRVVDALDAPHPGALVTERGVRVEAIPGRRPGEARRPRRAEIQDLMWQAVGLSRDAAGLVAAIRTLDAWEVVGDDIAAIEDRNLLDLARLTAHAALAREESRGAHHRVDHPDPENDERLARAWLHPARTLEGAVR; encoded by the coding sequence GTGCGGGTGATCGTGGTGGGCACCGGAATCGCCGGGCTCATCGCCGCGTACCGGGCGAGCGCGCACCACGACGTCGTGCTCGTGACGAAGGCCGAACTCGCCGAATCGAACACGAAGTACGCGCAGGGCGGGATCGCCGCGGCCCTCGCGCCTGGTGACTCGCCCGAGCGGCACATCGCCGACACGCTCGCGGCGGGCGCGGGCCTCTGCGATCCGCGGGCGGTCGAGGTGCTGTGCACGGAGGGCCCTGCGCGCGTGCGCGATCTCATCGCGCTCGGGGTGGAGTTCGACCGCGACCGAGACGGCGCACTCGCTCGAGGGCACGAGGCAGCGCATTCGCAGCGGCGGGTGCTCCACGCGGGCGGCGACGCGACGGGACTCGCGATCGAAGTCGCACTGCTGCGTGCCGTGCGCGCGACCGCGGTCGAGGTGCACGAGCACACCGTGATGAGCGATCTGGTGCTCGAGGAGACGCAGGGGCAACCACGCGTGATCGGCATCGACGCGATGCGCGTCGACGGGGCGGCCGTGCGCCTGCTGGCCGACGCCGTCATCATCGCGTCGGGGGGTGCGGGACAGCTGTACCGGCACACCACGAACCCGCGTGTGGCGACGGGTGACGGCATCGCCGCCGCGTGGCGAGCGGGCGCGGAGATCGCGGATGCGGAATTCGTCCAGTTCCACCCGACGGCACTCGCGGCAGACGGCAGTCCCCTCATCTCGGAGGCCGTCCGCGGTGAGGGTGCCGTGCTGGTCGATGAGCGGGGTGACCGCTTCATGCTCGCCGTGCATCCGGATGCCGAGCTCGCGCCCCGCGACGTCGTCGCGCGAGGAATCGCGGAGGCGATGGCGCGCCAGGGCGGACGTCCTGTGCTCCTCGACGCGACAGGCGTCGAGAGCGCTCGCGGCGCAGGTTATCTCGCAGGGCGCTTCCCGACCCTCACCCGGATGACCCGCGCGCACGGCTTCGACTGGACGCGCGAGGCGATCCCCGTGACGCCGGCGGCGCACTACGAGATGGGCGGCATCCGCACTGATCTGGAGGGTCGCACGAGCGTGCCGGGGCTCTTCGCGATCGGGGAGGCGGCCTGCACGGGCGTGCACGGCGCGAATCGTCTCGCATCGAACTCGCTCCTCGAGTCGCTCGTCTTCGCGTGGCGGGTCGTCGATGCGCTCGACGCTCCGCACCCGGGCGCGCTGGTGACGGAGCGCGGCGTCCGTGTCGAGGCGATCCCCGGCCGCCGACCCGGCGAGGCACGACGACCGCGGCGTGCGGAGATCCAGGACCTCATGTGGCAGGCGGTGGGACTCTCGCGCGATGCCGCGGGGCTCGTCGCTGCGATCCGCACCCTCGACGCATGGGAGGTCGTCGGCGACGACATCGCCGCGATCGAGGACCGCAACCTGCTCGACCTGGCTCGGCTCACCGCCCACGCCGCCCTCGCGCGCGAGGAGTCCCGAGGGGCGCACCACCGCGTCGATCACCCGGATCCTGAGAACGACGAACGGCTGGCCCGCGCCTGGCTGCACCCCGCCCGCACCCTGGAAGGAGCTGTGCGATGA
- the nadA gene encoding quinolinate synthase NadA codes for MTSVETAIQLIRTTGRDAAGQPAEACSPALASAPWEFDGILQYGPGASMGDIIPTGSPRQGELPEEYRHAAAEELHERIRAAKAALGDRVVVLGHFYQRDEIVQHADFLGDSFQLANAAQTVPTAEAIVFCGVHFMAETADILAQPHQEVILPNLAAGCSMADMADIDSVEECWEQLEALYGTEPDAHGRVPVIPVTYMNSSAALKAFCGRHGGIVCTSSNAETVLEWAFARGQRVLFFPDQHLGRNTAKKMGVPLERMPMWNPRKPLGGSTREELLDAQVVLWHGFCSVHKRFTVAQIENARAEHPGVRVIVHPECPMAVVDAADEAGSTDHIRKAVAAATEPTTFAIGTEINMVNRLSAEFPQHTIFCLDPVVCPCSTMYRIHPGYLAWVLESLVAGKSVNRIRVGDDVAADAGIALERMLAAKPRS; via the coding sequence ATGACATCGGTCGAGACCGCCATCCAGCTCATCCGCACCACGGGCCGCGACGCCGCAGGGCAGCCAGCGGAAGCCTGCAGTCCCGCGCTCGCCTCAGCCCCGTGGGAGTTCGACGGCATCCTGCAGTACGGCCCGGGCGCCTCGATGGGCGACATCATCCCCACCGGATCACCGCGCCAGGGTGAGCTGCCCGAGGAATACCGCCATGCCGCGGCCGAAGAGCTGCACGAGCGGATCCGCGCCGCGAAGGCCGCGCTCGGCGACCGCGTGGTCGTGCTGGGGCACTTCTATCAGCGCGACGAGATCGTGCAGCACGCCGATTTCCTGGGTGACTCGTTCCAGCTCGCCAATGCCGCGCAGACCGTGCCGACTGCGGAGGCGATCGTCTTCTGCGGTGTGCACTTCATGGCCGAGACGGCCGACATCCTCGCGCAGCCCCACCAGGAGGTGATCCTGCCGAACCTCGCCGCCGGATGCTCGATGGCCGACATGGCCGACATCGACTCGGTCGAGGAATGCTGGGAGCAGCTCGAAGCGCTGTACGGCACCGAGCCGGATGCGCATGGCCGCGTGCCCGTCATCCCCGTCACCTACATGAACTCCTCGGCCGCCCTCAAGGCATTCTGCGGACGCCACGGCGGCATCGTGTGCACGAGCTCGAACGCAGAGACGGTGCTGGAGTGGGCGTTCGCCCGAGGCCAGCGTGTGCTCTTCTTCCCCGACCAGCACCTCGGCCGCAACACCGCGAAGAAGATGGGTGTGCCGCTCGAGCGGATGCCGATGTGGAACCCGCGGAAGCCCCTGGGCGGCAGCACTCGCGAGGAGCTGCTCGACGCGCAGGTCGTGCTGTGGCATGGATTCTGCTCGGTGCACAAGCGCTTCACGGTCGCCCAGATCGAGAACGCCCGTGCCGAGCACCCGGGCGTGCGCGTGATCGTGCACCCCGAGTGCCCGATGGCCGTCGTCGATGCGGCCGACGAGGCGGGCTCGACCGACCACATCCGCAAGGCGGTCGCCGCCGCGACCGAGCCCACGACCTTCGCGATCGGCACCGAGATCAACATGGTGAACCGCCTCTCCGCCGAGTTCCCGCAGCACACGATCTTCTGCCTCGACCCGGTGGTGTGCCCGTGCTCGACGATGTACCGCATCCACCCCGGCTACCTCGCGTGGGTCCTCGAGTCGCTCGTGGCGGGGAAGAGCGTCAACCGGATCCGCGTCGGGGACGACGTCGCGGCGGATGCCGGCATCGCTCTCGAGCGCATGCTCGCCGCGAAGCCGCGGAGCTGA
- a CDS encoding NUDIX domain-containing protein has product MTDGIDLAVSTVIFALRPDAHGEVMLQVPLVRRTREPYLGRWTLPGGAADARESLASTAARKLAETTGLAPRYLEQLYAFGEPDRSPTGRVVSIAYWALVRGDEAERTVDDENVAWFSADELPELAFDHNLIVDYALWRLRNKLEYARIAHAFLGPTFTLAELRRVHEIVLQRPLDPANFRRQMESSGSVVATGELATGGRHRPPKLYRYDTSAPLADNGPLTSAETL; this is encoded by the coding sequence ATGACGGACGGCATCGATCTCGCGGTCTCGACCGTGATCTTCGCTCTGCGCCCCGACGCGCACGGCGAGGTCATGCTGCAGGTGCCGCTCGTGCGCCGCACGCGCGAGCCGTACCTCGGGCGTTGGACGCTGCCCGGCGGCGCGGCCGACGCCCGCGAGAGCCTCGCGAGCACTGCGGCACGCAAGCTCGCCGAGACGACAGGGCTCGCGCCCCGCTACCTCGAGCAGCTCTACGCATTCGGCGAGCCGGATCGCTCGCCCACGGGCCGCGTCGTCTCGATCGCGTACTGGGCGCTCGTCCGCGGTGACGAAGCCGAACGCACGGTCGACGACGAGAACGTCGCCTGGTTCTCGGCCGACGAGCTCCCCGAGCTCGCCTTCGACCACAACCTCATCGTCGACTACGCGCTCTGGCGACTGCGCAACAAGCTCGAATACGCCCGCATCGCCCATGCGTTCCTCGGCCCCACCTTCACCCTCGCCGAGCTGCGCCGCGTGCACGAGATCGTGCTGCAGCGCCCCCTCGACCCGGCGAACTTCCGTCGGCAGATGGAGTCCTCCGGATCCGTCGTCGCGACGGGGGAGCTCGCCACGGGCGGGCGCCATCGACCGCCGAAGCTCTACCGCTACGACACGAGCGCGCCTCTCGCCGACAACGGACCCCTCACCTCCGCCGAAACCCTCTGA
- a CDS encoding SDR family NAD(P)-dependent oxidoreductase, with protein sequence MTAPSDAPLAGRVAFVTGAAHGQGRAIARALAADGAAIVALDVGAKLEYPAYPQGSTAELEELVDEIVAAGGRAIPALADVRDAEAVQRAVDAAVAEFGGIDILINNAGIVAYAELESMTDAEWESMIGINLTGPFVVARAAVPHLKRSAHGVIVNNSSVMGLRGGNRLSHYVASKHGLTGLTKAWAIELAPFGVRVVSIHPTGVDTPMNDGLAALEGATAQEIAERSAGNLLPGVPWIETSDVAELVRYLVSDRARYATGAQFTLDAGLLTR encoded by the coding sequence ATGACCGCACCGAGTGACGCACCCCTCGCGGGTCGTGTCGCCTTCGTGACGGGGGCCGCGCACGGCCAGGGGCGAGCGATCGCGCGTGCGCTCGCCGCCGACGGTGCCGCGATCGTCGCCCTCGATGTGGGCGCGAAGCTCGAGTACCCCGCCTACCCCCAGGGCTCCACGGCCGAACTCGAGGAGCTCGTCGATGAGATCGTCGCCGCGGGTGGGCGAGCGATCCCGGCGCTCGCGGATGTGCGCGACGCGGAGGCAGTGCAACGTGCGGTGGATGCCGCCGTCGCGGAGTTCGGCGGGATCGACATCCTCATCAACAATGCGGGCATCGTGGCGTACGCCGAGCTCGAGTCGATGACGGACGCGGAGTGGGAGTCGATGATCGGCATCAATCTCACGGGACCGTTCGTGGTGGCGCGTGCCGCCGTGCCGCATCTGAAGCGCTCGGCGCACGGGGTGATCGTCAACAACTCGAGCGTCATGGGCCTGCGCGGGGGCAATCGCCTCTCGCACTATGTCGCGTCGAAGCACGGCCTCACGGGCCTCACCAAGGCGTGGGCGATCGAGCTGGCGCCGTTCGGCGTGCGCGTCGTGTCGATCCATCCGACGGGCGTCGACACTCCCATGAACGACGGGCTCGCGGCGCTCGAGGGGGCGACGGCGCAGGAGATCGCCGAGCGCAGCGCCGGCAATCTGCTGCCGGGTGTTCCGTGGATCGAGACGTCGGATGTCGCCGAGCTCGTGCGTTACCTCGTGAGCGATCGCGCCCGCTACGCCACGGGCGCGCAGTTCACGCTCGACGCCGGTCTGCTGACCCGCTGA
- a CDS encoding AlkA N-terminal domain-containing protein, translated as MTDDDRLFHARYGALASRDTRFDGQFIAGVHSTGIYCRPSCPAVTPKPGNVSFYLTAAAAHEAGLRACKRCQPDAVPGSPAWNLRDDLAARAMRLIQDGVVEREGVPGLAQRLGYTTRHLTRVLTTELGAGPLALARAHRAQTARTLLATTELPASDIAYAAGFGSVRQFNDTITAVYRATPTELRALARRGGRRETAQGTHPGTLSLRLPARPPFDREGVFRFLADHAVPGLEDGDDSSFRRSLDLPGGRAEVEVAADPDAPGLVARIRLARLSDVAAAVARLRRAFDLDADSPAIDAALGADPHLGPLVTRVPGIRIAGAFDPAEALIRTLVGQQISVASARTVLGRLVAELGEGSFPDAATIAARGRTVLRGPEARIETIVRIAEALADGSLALDIGMPIDEFRAMLLAQRGIGPWTADYLAMRVLGNPDVLPVDDLVIRQSAAALGLPAGRGDLARAGAAWSPWRSYAALHLWRARPPREPRSS; from the coding sequence GTGACGGACGACGACCGGCTCTTCCACGCGCGCTACGGCGCGCTCGCCTCGCGCGACACCCGCTTCGACGGGCAGTTCATCGCAGGCGTGCACTCGACGGGCATCTACTGTCGCCCCAGCTGCCCCGCGGTCACCCCGAAACCCGGCAATGTGAGCTTCTACCTCACCGCGGCGGCCGCGCACGAGGCCGGACTGCGCGCATGCAAACGCTGCCAGCCGGATGCCGTTCCCGGCTCCCCCGCCTGGAACCTGCGCGACGACCTCGCGGCCCGTGCCATGCGCCTCATCCAGGATGGCGTCGTGGAACGCGAGGGCGTGCCCGGCCTCGCGCAGCGCCTCGGCTACACCACACGGCACCTCACCCGCGTGCTCACCACGGAGCTCGGGGCCGGCCCGCTCGCACTCGCACGCGCCCATCGCGCGCAGACGGCTCGCACCCTGCTCGCCACGACGGAGCTGCCCGCCTCGGACATCGCGTACGCGGCGGGTTTCGGCAGCGTGCGCCAGTTCAACGACACGATCACCGCCGTGTATCGGGCGACGCCGACCGAGCTGCGCGCACTCGCACGCAGGGGCGGCCGGCGCGAGACGGCACAGGGCACGCACCCGGGCACCCTCAGCCTGCGCCTTCCCGCCCGCCCGCCGTTCGACCGCGAAGGCGTCTTCCGCTTCCTCGCCGACCACGCCGTGCCGGGGCTCGAGGACGGCGACGATTCCTCGTTCCGTCGGTCCCTCGACCTGCCGGGCGGACGCGCCGAGGTCGAGGTCGCCGCCGACCCTGATGCTCCCGGGCTCGTGGCCCGCATCCGGCTCGCGCGGCTCTCGGATGTCGCTGCGGCCGTCGCCCGCCTGCGCCGGGCCTTCGACCTGGATGCCGACTCCCCCGCGATCGATGCCGCCCTGGGCGCAGACCCGCATCTCGGCCCCCTCGTCACGCGCGTGCCCGGCATCCGCATCGCCGGTGCATTCGATCCGGCGGAAGCGCTCATCCGCACACTCGTCGGGCAGCAGATCTCGGTCGCCTCCGCGCGGACCGTGCTCGGGCGACTCGTCGCGGAGCTCGGAGAGGGGAGCTTTCCCGACGCGGCGACGATCGCGGCTCGAGGCCGCACGGTACTGCGCGGCCCTGAGGCCCGCATCGAGACCATCGTGCGCATCGCCGAGGCGCTCGCCGACGGCTCCCTCGCGCTCGACATCGGCATGCCCATCGACGAGTTCCGCGCGATGCTGCTCGCGCAGCGCGGCATCGGCCCCTGGACGGCGGACTATCTCGCGATGCGGGTGCTCGGAAACCCCGACGTGCTCCCCGTCGACGATCTCGTCATCCGGCAGTCGGCGGCGGCGCTTGGGCTTCCGGCAGGTCGCGGCGACCTCGCACGAGCTGGCGCAGCGTGGTCGCCCTGGCGCAGCTACGCCGCCCTGCACCTGTGGCGGGCACGCCCCCCACGAGAGCCGCGTTCGTCGTAA
- a CDS encoding DUF6328 family protein: MPVETSHDPERDETERDETEAERLDRNWTEILQELRVVQTGTQILTGFLLTVPFQQRFAEIDSRDVIIYLMLVGLSALATILALTPVSLHRGLFRKRARPFLVTASNRILRVTLVAVLLTLAGTTLLIFDLVAGAAAGVIAGAAVLLLGVAAWFLSPPIVRIRMRDES, from the coding sequence ATGCCCGTCGAGACGAGCCACGACCCCGAGCGTGACGAGACCGAGCGTGACGAGACCGAGGCCGAGCGCCTGGATCGCAACTGGACCGAGATCCTGCAGGAGCTGCGCGTGGTGCAGACGGGAACCCAGATCCTCACGGGCTTCCTGCTGACGGTCCCCTTCCAACAGCGCTTCGCCGAGATCGACAGCCGCGACGTCATCATCTACCTCATGCTCGTGGGGCTCTCCGCGCTCGCGACGATCCTCGCCCTCACCCCGGTGAGCCTCCACCGCGGCCTGTTCCGCAAGCGCGCGCGGCCGTTTCTCGTCACCGCCTCCAACCGCATCCTCCGCGTCACGCTCGTCGCGGTGCTCCTGACGCTCGCCGGCACGACGCTCCTCATCTTCGATCTCGTGGCCGGCGCCGCAGCCGGCGTCATCGCGGGTGCCGCTGTGCTGCTGCTGGGGGTCGCAGCGTGGTTCCTCTCTCCCCCGATCGTGCGCATCCGCATGCGGGACGAATCCTGA